In a single window of the Biomphalaria glabrata chromosome 5, xgBioGlab47.1, whole genome shotgun sequence genome:
- the LOC129926341 gene encoding uncharacterized protein LOC129926341, with product MRKNWTGERTGQEEELDRRTNWTGERTRQEKEQDRRKNWTRERTGQEKEQDRRKNWTGGRTGQEKKQDGRKNWTGGRTGQEEELDKRKNWTGERTRQEEELDRRKNWTEGRTGQEEELDRRKNWT from the coding sequence ATGAGAAAGAACTGGACAGGAGAAAGAACTGGACAGGAGGAAGAACTGGACAGGAGAACGAACTGGACAGGAGAAAGAACAAGACAGGAGAAAGAACAAGACAGGAGAAAGAACTGGACAAGAGAAAGAACTGGACAGGAGAAAGAACAAGACAGGAGGAAGAACTGGACAGGAGGAAGAACTGGACAAGAGAAAAAACAAGACGGGAGGAAGAACTGGACAGGAGGAAGAACTGGACAGGAGGAAGAACTGGACAAGAGAAAGAACTGGACAGGAGAAAGAACAAGACAGGAGGAAGAACTGGACAGGAGAAAGAACTGGACAGAAGGAAGAACTGGACAGGAGGAAGAACTAGACAGAAGGAAGAACTGGACATGA